In the genome of Candidatus Eremiobacterota bacterium, the window CGCTGGGCTCTCTAAAACATCAAAAGAATAATCAGGCAGACTCAAAAATCTGGCGCCTGCCTCTGTTGCATTGTATCGGGCCTGTGTATGGGCAATGGATTTACGGGTAAGAGAGAATATTACATTACTCTTCTCCATTTTTTCCGCTACATTAGAGGGCGGGGACTCGCCGTGCAAAAGCAGAAGCTTTATGGTCATATGGCTTACCTCAGAGGTGATCTCCCTGGCCACACGAGAAATTGCCTCTCCAATTTCAAAAGTTTCCTTTTCAGTGATGATGAGAACAATATCATCATGTTTTACATCGGCGCATGATCTCACCAATATTTCACAGCCATTAAGAGTACCCGAAGAGAGAGGTGGGGAATTCTTTATTGTGCTGCTCCTGAATCTTCAGATGTCTTTGAAATCAACTCTTTTATCATCCTTATCCCATGAAGAGTTCTCTCCATACTCTCTGTTCCAACGGAGACCCTTATGTGCCTGTCGCAGGATTCCCCGTAACCTAGACCTGGCACAGTGCTCACATGGTACTCGTCAAGCAAACGGGTACAAAACTCCTCGGAGCGAAGCCTGGATTGCTCAATCGAAACAAAGAAATAAAAAGTAGCCGACCCTGGCAAATACCTCATTTCTAATGAGTCCATAAAAGAGGCAATCGCACTCCGCTTTTCCACTACATCACGGATCTGAGGTTTGGTTATGCTCAGGATATCATCGAAATGCTTTGCCAGATAAAACTCAAGAATCGTGGAGGGACAGGTGATAAGGTGCTGATTAATTTTCAATATATGAGCAATGAGCTCGGGATTCGAAATTATATACCCGATACGCCACCCTGACATGCCATAATTTTTTGACATGGAATTGCAGATTATGGTGTGTTTCTTCTGAGAATCAAACCATCCGCAGGAGATAAATTCATCAGGATTAAGCAGAAAATCACTATATGCTTCATCTGCCAGCAAGAAAATATCGCGCATCTTAGCTAATTCGTGGAGATACTCAATTTCTGCCTCCCATGCCACGTATCCTCTTGGATTATGAGGATTATTTAGCACTATAACCTTTGTTCGGCTCGTGACATATTTCCCCAAATCCATAATTGTCTCATGATAAGGAACAAGAACCGGAATCCCGTGGCAGAGCCTTACTTGTTCGGGATAGCTCACCCATGCCGGCTCATGAATGATTACCTCATCGCCGGGATTAAGAATAGCCATAAAGGCCATGTGAATAGCAATTTTGGACCCCGCAGTCACGATTATTTCTTCGTCTGGATTCACATTGACGCTATATTGGTGAGTATAGTACTGGGCGAGCTTTTTCCTCAGCTCCTGCACTCCCCTTGAATGAGAGTAATGATAAAGAGCCGGATAAGGCAGATCATCAAAATGAAACAAAGGGATATCAAAAAAAGCCTCTCCCAGAGAGAGCACTATTATATCGATACCATTCGCCTTCATTTCATAGACCATGTTATTATATTTAATGGACATCGCCTGAACAATCCGCTCAATGTGATCTGCAAACTGCGGCATTATTATTTGCATGAACCTTTCGTTAGTGTTATCACTTTCAAGTCAATTATTCCTTACGCTTTCCCGAGCTTACAGGGCTTTTAATTCTTCTATGAATATCTCCCATAACAGTTTTTCTTTCGAACCTCTCTTTTTGATATATGAATTCATATACTCATCATATAAACTGTTATTGACTACCAACTCATCCTTTAAATTTCCAATACTAGGACTTTCTATATTAATCTTTTTCTTTGAAAATAATCGTGAAAAATTATTGATCACTCCGGCGATAAGACTCTTATCCAATTCATCAGAGGAGATAAGGAGAAATGGCTTTCTATAGGCAACCACATAGTTTATTGCGGTACTTGCATGCACGATACAAAATCTGGCACTTCTCACCAGTTCAGGGGTCTTTTTCAAGTGTATATCTCTTCCCCCAAAACAGTTTATTCTATCTGTGTAACTGGAGCGGGGACAACCGGCAATAACGACTCTTATCTTAAATTCTTTCTCAATTGTATTAAAAAAATTATTAATGCTTGAATAATATCGGTCAGCAGTCACGAAAGGCTTTACTTTGAAAAGTTTATACTCTTTATGGAATGGCATATCATCATCAATAAACACCGCAATATCTTTTTCTTGAACTTTAGTTGCACTCTCTCTTAATACATCATCATAATCCATCTGATGAGCCCATACCTTTTTTGTGCTCTGCCCCACAGGAAACATTTTAAGTATATCTCCAGAGCGCTCGCCGCCCATTAAACTAACTGCTGCAGGACTCACCCCCAGTTGAGAAAAAGGTATTCTATGAAACACAAAACTTTTCAGGTTATTCCAATTGAGCTTTTTGAACTTTTTCATTAAACCGAGAACCCTACATCTCCAATTGTTGGAGACGGATCCTGCGGGTAGCGCATTGGCTACAAAAACAGAATAAGCCAAGTCGCGCAACGAGATTTCCCTATAAATAGGATGGGTCTTTTGATTATATGGAAGAAAAGAGACTATGAAACTCTCTTTTTCCATTCCTCTCAAGTTCGTGATAAAACCCTCCACATTGTTGAATATTTTATAATACTCATACCTCAGGAGGTTGTTCTCCTTTTGATCGCTATGATAATGGGGATAGATTATCGGCATGAAGTCCCATATTTCAACATCATAGCCATAGCGCTTGAATATATCGGTCCCGTATCTTTCCAGCCTGTTCTGGGCGGCATGAGTATATGTAAAAAAGAATATTTTTTTAATGTTCATGGACCGGCATGAAGATAGAACTCTGCCATCATAAAGTCGAGGGTTTCATCAATATCTATTGATTTCTCCTGAGTCATCAAATACACATCAGTGACTCCTTCTACAATGAAAGCCTTGTTTTCTCTGAGAAACTCAATATTTGCCATATATATGGCGCCATTGATATAATAATATTTTTCGGAATAGTCCTGCCTCCGGATTACTTTTTTCTTTGGCTTTTCAAGAAACTGCCATCCTCTGGCGGTGAACTTTATACATTCATAGGGGTGTTCCATCATCTCATTGATACTTATCAGGCTTTTTGAATTTTTTCTCGTGAATTCTTCTATCGCGCCATCAATATCTATGCTATTGCGGAGAGGTGACGTAGGTTGCAGCAATACCAAATTATCACAGATTGCTTCACCACGTTTTTGTTTCCATTCAATCACATGGAATACTGCATCCATAATATCAGAAGTATCCAATGCCAGTTCAAGAGGCCTTTTATATGGGATATCTATTCCAAGAGAGCGGGACAACAGTATTATCTCATCATCATCGGTCGAGATAAATATCTCATTTATATATTTGCTTTGTTGTGCTGCCTCGATAGTATATTGTATAAGCGGTTTTCCCCCGAGCAGCTTTTTATTCTTGCCAGGGATACCCTTGGAGCCGGCACGAGCGGGGATGAAAGCCAAGTATTTCATTTCATTCATCACATATGAGCAAACATAAATTCACTAAAATTGTTAGTGGTGGGGCGTGGATGTCAGAAATTCATATCTAGGGTGAGGCGACGTTGTGATAAACTGGGGAATTGTCATAAACTGTTCTAACAATTTGCATCATATTATTGGCGTTTTATAGTCATCATTGAGTGCGACATCCTGTTCGGCATCAGACTTCGTAGCATAAAATGATTTTAAATCAAATCCTTTTGGGCAACTTGGCATATCTATAGCAAAATTTATACTTTTCCTCTCTCTGACTTCAATGGGCTGAAACAACATAGGGATATCATAAGAAATATGCTCATCCAAACCCAAATAGGGAAAAGGGCATAACTCCCTAGCATACTTAGATGAAACGCAAAAGAAATCTACAAGAACAGCATTGTTTTTCTTGCCAAAAGTTATAATTGCTATAGCTAAATCTTCTTCAAATCCTCGTGAAGGTAAAATATCAAGAACTCGAACCACATTTAATGAACTATCTTTCACTTGCTCAACACGAAGCACAGCTATTCCTGATTTTCCATAAGCATCAAGTGATATAACAAAATACTTTAAGTAAGGATGCCTATAATATCGCCACTCTATAAAGTCCAATCCCCTATATGAAAGAGAAGAAAAACGAGATATTGCTTCGGAAAAATATCTGTCCGAAATTATATTTATATCCTCACACACAAAATGATTGACGTCTTTCACGAATGGAAACTTTTCATTAACGAAATAGAATTGCTCACTTTTAGGTTTATAGCCAAACAACTCACAAAGCTTTTCCTTATTAATCACATACAGCATTCTCTCGATATTATTTATTATTTCCCAGCCAATTTTTGTGCATGCATTGGCGGAAAAAGAATTTGCCCCAAAAAAACAGTTTATATTTGCGTGTGTTTGGAGTGCTCTAAAAACATTCCTTCCAAGACCTTTTATATTGGAAATATTTATCCATTCTGTAGTCCAAATCGCTTGGAACTCTTTACCTTCAACAATCACCTTGCTCGGCAAGAAAGATTGCAATGCCAGGACATTAGAATTTTCTACAGCTATCATGAATAAAGAATTGGCATTTTCTTGCGGCAATTTAAATGGTGATGCTTTTTTCCATTTAATAAATCTTGCATCAACACCATAATAATTCTTCCCGTAAAGATCAACCAATATCTTATTACATTTATTAGATTCATTCTCTGTTGCAAATCTTATTTCTATTGCCATTTTAAGTAACCGCTCATGGGTGACTTTGTTTAACCTCAAGAAATAAAGAAAGGCGGTTTTAAGTTAACAAATCGCACTTATCTGACTTGGTCTGCTATTGCTAAGATGGACTCCACAATAAAAGCGATACGCTCGTCAGTCATCTTCACCATGACGGGAAGTGCGATAGAGCGCTCAAGCAAATCAGCAGAGACAGCCCATTCCTTCTCCCAGGTCTTCTCATAGAACCCATGCTCTTCAAACATATGGCGCCAGTGCCTTGCGAAATGCCAGCAAATGGCATCAGGCAGGTTTTTAGTGCCAAGGCCTTTCTCTCCCATTTTTCTTGCAAACTCCAATGCCTTTTCCTTTGAGTAAAGGAAAAAGACGATACAGTCGCCAAGTTCGCCCTCCGCGTCAGTTATCCTGCGGAATCTATAGGGGAGCCCTTTCAAAGCATCTTTAAGCTTTTTCTTGTTTTCCCTCTGTTTCTCCAGTATCATGTCAAGCTTTGAGAGCTGCACCAATCCTATTGCTCCCTGGAACTCTGACATACGGTAGTTGAATCCTGTTAACAGGGCCTTTTCCGCTGCGCGGCCTACCGTGGTACTGTACTCATGGCCATGATCGTGATAGGCTCGAGCCTTTATAAACAGCTCTCTGTCTTTGGTGAGGACCATACCGCCCTCTCCGGTGTGAATCACTTTCCCCGCGTCAAGGCTGAATGTCCCCATATCCCCTATCGTCCCAAGCATTTCTCCCTTGAAGGATCCCCCGCAGCCCTGGGCATTGTCCTCAAGCACCCTGATTTCATGCTTTTTCGCCACTTCCATTATCCTGTCCATCTCGGTAGGAGCTCCCAGCATATGAACAGGGATTACCGCTTTCGTCTTTTTGGTTATGGCTGCTTCCATGCAGGCAGGATCAATATTGAGCGTTTCATCTATATCAACAATAACAGGGATCGCCCCCACGTCGAGCACCGTCTCCGCAGTGGCGACAAAGGTGAAGGCAGGAATTATCACTTCATCACCTCTTTTTATCCCCAACGCCTTAAGGGCAACCTTCAGTGCCGCCGTTCCTGAGGCCACCGCCTGGGCATAGGGCACTTTCATCTTTTTGGCAAAGGCTGTTTCGAACTCTCTTACGCGGTACACACCTTTGCGCATTGCATCGAAACCATGGGCAAAGAGAATACCGCCGTTTAACTCAAATATTTCGTTTATTGCTGCCTGTTCTTCTTTTCCGAATACTTCAAAGCCTGGCATGAGTGGTACTCCTTTTCTTTTTTGATTCTGCAAATATTATTGAAGCCCGTGCTGTTCTGAGGGAGATCCATTCTCTTACAGTAAAATATGTCTTGATTGCTTTCATCAGCTCATCTTCACTTTTGACATAGCCGATGGGGTGCTCTGGAATATAGAGAGTGGTCAGAA includes:
- a CDS encoding pyridoxal phosphate-dependent aminotransferase, encoding MPQFADHIERIVQAMSIKYNNMVYEMKANGIDIIVLSLGEAFFDIPLFHFDDLPYPALYHYSHSRGVQELRKKLAQYYTHQYSVNVNPDEEIIVTAGSKIAIHMAFMAILNPGDEVIIHEPAWVSYPEQVRLCHGIPVLVPYHETIMDLGKYVTSRTKVIVLNNPHNPRGYVAWEAEIEYLHELAKMRDIFLLADEAYSDFLLNPDEFISCGWFDSQKKHTIICNSMSKNYGMSGWRIGYIISNPELIAHILKINQHLITCPSTILEFYLAKHFDDILSITKPQIRDVVEKRSAIASFMDSLEMRYLPGSATFYFFVSIEQSRLRSEEFCTRLLDEYHVSTVPGLGYGESCDRHIRVSVGTESMERTLHGIRMIKELISKTSEDSGAAQ
- a CDS encoding acylneuraminate cytidylyltransferase family protein, which produces MKYLAFIPARAGSKGIPGKNKKLLGGKPLIQYTIEAAQQSKYINEIFISTDDDEIILLSRSLGIDIPYKRPLELALDTSDIMDAVFHVIEWKQKRGEAICDNLVLLQPTSPLRNSIDIDGAIEEFTRKNSKSLISINEMMEHPYECIKFTARGWQFLEKPKKKVIRRQDYSEKYYYINGAIYMANIEFLRENKAFIVEGVTDVYLMTQEKSIDIDETLDFMMAEFYLHAGP
- a CDS encoding DegT/DnrJ/EryC1/StrS family aminotransferase; this encodes MPGFEVFGKEEQAAINEIFELNGGILFAHGFDAMRKGVYRVREFETAFAKKMKVPYAQAVASGTAALKVALKALGIKRGDEVIIPAFTFVATAETVLDVGAIPVIVDIDETLNIDPACMEAAITKKTKAVIPVHMLGAPTEMDRIMEVAKKHEIRVLEDNAQGCGGSFKGEMLGTIGDMGTFSLDAGKVIHTGEGGMVLTKDRELFIKARAYHDHGHEYSTTVGRAAEKALLTGFNYRMSEFQGAIGLVQLSKLDMILEKQRENKKKLKDALKGLPYRFRRITDAEGELGDCIVFFLYSKEKALEFARKMGEKGLGTKNLPDAICWHFARHWRHMFEEHGFYEKTWEKEWAVSADLLERSIALPVMVKMTDERIAFIVESILAIADQVR